CTTAACCTAATATAGTCCAATTTGGCAGCAGTTGGCTCAAATCCCTCTtgatccttcctattcatgtacccatccacatgccttttaaatgctgtaattgtaccagcctccactacttccgctggcagctcattccatgcacacacccctctgaaaaagttaccacttaggtcccttttatatctttcccctctcaccctaaacctatgccctctagttctggatttttttcccccttcccccaagGAAAAAgtcttgtccatttatcctatctatggttctcatgattttacaaatcttttATAAGATCATCCCCCAGCcttccatgctccagggaaaacagccccagcctattcagcctctccctatagctcgaatcctccaaccctggcaatatccttgtaaatcttttctgaaccctttgggTAAGAAAAGGACCAGGGTcacatgcaattttccaaaagtgccctaaccaacatcctgtacaacctcctgGCTGATGTGAATGATGTTCCGTGGGGAGCTTGTTTTAAACAATACCATTGCCGATAACAATGTAATGTAATCGCGGGCCGGCCGCTGTGATgagatttaattttaaaaatctttctgaaaaatcTATGTTTAATCATTCCCTGCGCGTGAGGTGGTTATAAATGTTTGCTGAATTGTACGTATAATCTGGGTTACCAATCATTGTCTGCAGACTCAAATGTATATCTATGTTGATAGGAAAAGAAAATTGGAGAAAAAATTTCAAACGATGCAAACTAATGCTGTTATTAAGAAATGTTCGTTGGTGCCAATCAGACAGGAACACAGTATTGAGGCGTGAAAAATATGTTTTTGCAAGATACAGTAAGTCTCATATTTAGTGAAACGTAACAGTAAGCCCTGTGACATTAATTGACATTAACAACTCGGACTGGGGAAGTTACACCTGGCATACAGGATTGAGGCCATACGTGAACCGTGCTGTAACCATGAACAataatttttcctgtcctcctggCGTTTGTTGCCTGAATCTTGACCTTTTTAGAAAAGAAAGAGGGTTCATCTTAGATGGTGTTGCCGTCGCCTCCAACGCTGCGGGGTACGGCAAAGTGAATCCCAAACGGTGCGATGTTATTCCGCCCTACAACGCCCAGGCAGACCCTTACATTAAATTCAGTTTCTACAATAATTACACGAGGAAGCTTCTCAAGCGGACCAACCAGGTATCTTTGGGTTTGCACTTTGGAACAGTTGAGCTGCAGGAGTTGGTATTCATATTGTCCAGTCTGCTGGTGAAACTCATTCATGGTCCAGTTGACTccacgggcgactgtctgtatggagtttacatgttctcctcgtgtgtgtgtctgtctgggtttccttttgagtgtttttttttctcttccagcGGTCCAAAAaaagcaggtcaggtggattagccatgggaactaGAGGGATAGGCTCAGGTGGTTGGTGTTAAGTTTGATAGAATGCTTTTGGAGGATAGGCGTgagctggatgggccaaatggcctgtttccacactaacgGGATTCTATGAACTAGTGATGTGTCAAGTTTTGAAAACgtgtagacagtcagaaaccCAAATTTGGTTGATATTTTCTTGATCTTTTGTAGATGGTTTGAAAAAGAACAAAATCACCAGGAAGGCTGCGTCTGCAGAATAGTAATGTCTAATAGTTTAGGCATGTCAAGAATGTAATTTTTGCATTTAACCTTATTCTTGAGAGATGTAGATAAAATGGGTAGGAAGGATCAATGTGCATTCGCGGAGAGATCAATAAGCAGATAACATAGATTTGATTCGCTGGACAGCTTGTTTGCAACGCAGAGTGATACCTAACAGCGTGTTTTCAAATCCTGCGCCGACTGAAGTTACCAGAGGGTCCCACCACCTCAACCTcgcctgaggcgtggtgaccctcaggtcaaacCACCACAATTgtgtctctgtaatgagagagcagcccgaTGGTCCTCCGGGACTCTGAAAACTTTAACAGTACTACTGTAATCGGTGGAAGGattaaaggaaagaaaaaagaaagacacGTATTACTAAATTACTTTCCAAGATCACAGAATGTCTCAAAGCATTTTACGGTCCAACAAAAGAATGTTAGCAGTGTAGCCATTGATGTAATGTAGGAACACTCAACAACTAACTTACAGTAGGCAAACTCCCATCAGCTGCAATATGGTCATCACTAtatcattttttttgtgtgattaTTGATTGAGAAATAATTATTAGCCAAGGTAGTGGGGTCAACACGCATTGAAATAGTGACTTAGAGGGGAGTACTTTAGTCACCCAGCCATCCTGAGCTcactaaataaaaaccgaaagaattgtggatgctgtaaattagaaacacaaaacagaaattgctggaaaagcagcatctgtggagagaaatcaagagctAACAATTaggatccagtgacctttcctcagacgtgctgagcttttccagcaatttctgtttttgaaccgGAGCTCACCGCATGAAAGGGTGATTGAGAAAGAAGCAAtcgttgcatttttaaaaaatgaacatttTGCTTAAGGTACAGAGCTGCGGACCAAGAGTTGGAACATGGCATTGAATTGAATAATTCTTTTTCAGCTGACACACAGACATATCAGGTTAAATAGCTTCAATCTGTACCATGAATCATCTTATGTTTCCCTAAACATCTAGCTTATATATTTGTTGCTCAAGTTATTTGattgttgttttgtttttgctttctgTTTAAGTTAACTCTCTGATTTCTTCCTATGTTGccttctttcagtttttcttctATACACCCCATTCTTTTCCTTTGTCTCTTGACTAGTCTTGTGCTCAGTTAAAACACACTGCAAccaaattctttttttttctgtctcatgATTGGACTGCAATGGACTCCCCTAGTGATTAATCCACTATTGATGAATGAGCCAGAGTATCTGTAGCCTAAAAAAACAATGGATTTTTGCAACAAACCAGTGGTTACCTAGCTGCTATTATTGATCCTAGGTTTTTGTTCCAGAATTATTTAATTAACTTAATTTAGATTTCTAGTTGTATTGATAGTTAAATGATATATCGTCTTGTTACACTATTAGTCTATTGAACTATTAGCCTAAGTTCAGCATTATTAGAATAACATAACTGTTTTGGTCCTTACAAAAGTCCACGCATACACATTGTTAGAAGGAGTTGTTGGAGAGGTTCCTGGCtagtttttttgctttttttcattcatgatgCTGAAGCCTAGCATAGCACTCCTTGCCACCAACACGGGCAAACCAGGAAAAAAATCTGTAATTTGCATGGTCTGTGTCACCTCAGGTGTTCAATTCATATACTTTCTGAGACATGGAACAAGTCATAGTCTTACAGaggtatagcatggaaacagacccttcagtccatctcgtccatgctgatcagatatcataaattaaactagtcccacttggcccatatccctttaaaccctttctattcacatacccacccagattccatttaaatattgtaatattATCAGCCTCTAGcacttccatacacgcaccactttctgtgtgaaaaggttaccccttaagtcccttttaagtctcccctctcaccctaaacctatggcctctagttctagactcccccatcccagggaaaatgccctgtctgtttatcctatccatgcccctcatgagtttataaacctctataaggtcaccgctcagcctctgatgttccagggaaaacagccccagcctattcagcctctccctacatttccaactctccaaccctggtaacatccttgtaaatcttcactgatccctttcaagtttcacaacatccttctgataggagggagaccagaactgcacacaatattccaaaagtggcctaaccaatgtccagtacaactacaacatgacctcccaactccaatactcaatgctctgaacaataaaggaaaacatactaaacactttcttcactaacctatctacctacgactccactttcaaggaactatgaacctgcactccaatgttgttttgttcagcaacacttcccaggatcttatcattaattgtagaagtcttgctctgatttacctttccaaaatacagcacctcacatttatctaaattaaactccatctgccactgctcggcctattggcccatctaatcaagatcccgttgtactcagaGGAATctatctttgctgtccactaaactacaattttagtgtcacctgcaaacttactaactatacctcctatgtttacatcgaaatcatttgtataaatgacaaaaaacaatgaatccagcaccaatccatgtgacacatcactggtcatagacctctagtctgaaaagcaatcttctgctaccaccctctgctttctccctttgagccagttctgtatccaaatggctagttctccctgtattccacgcgATCTaactgactctatgactctaacttttTTTCCCCAGAATCTCAGTTGTCACTTCAATAATGTTTCTTTACTTCAAtgaaatgcatttgaaatgttaatttaaaatCAATTGCAATTAATGTAAATGGGCCATTCTAATCAGCAGTCAGAGTTCACCCTTGTCTTTGGACTGGGTTCAAGTGCAGTTTGTTAACCATTCCCCATTATATATGTTCTTCAAATATTTCTCAATTGCATACAGTTAATGCTGAAATGAAAGCATCACTGAGCACACAATTCCATCAGCTTCATGTGGATTAGGTGAACAATTACAAGAGTTCAGTTCAAGAGTTTACCGCCAACATCAAGTTGCAATTAAACATTTGAAGCAGTGCTTCTCAAAGTATGGGCTACAATCTCAGAGGCATCAATAGCTGTTGTGAAATCCAGACTGATTTCTGACAGCTGTGAGGCACCTTTAAATgctaaaataaaaccaaaaactccagatgctggaatctgaaacaaaacagaaattgctggaggaactctgatgaagagtcactggacccaaaatgttgattgtttccttttcataaatgctaacagacatgttgagtttctccagcaattatcCTTTAaatgcttgtgtttttttttcatcagcTTACTAACATTCTTCTCCTGTTCCTTCACTCTTGTTTACATTTAGAACTAAAGCCCTTGTCTCAGCAATTAAATCTGCACTGTTCCTAACCTCCCAAAACACTTATTCGCAAGGTTTTCTGGAGGTTACACAAACACTCTGATGTTCAAATTTGGGATCATACTGGAAAAAAAGTTTGGAAAGCACTGAATTCAGGTGACATTAAAATTTTCCTCTGGTTCACCTGCTCATGTACTGCCTTTTGTGAAACTGAGTCATGCTCAGGTTTGAGTCCATGCCTGTGCTGTGCTAGTTGACCTCAGGTGAAGATAGTCTTGTGGATGGATGTATTAAGGAAAATGTCAGCATTGTTTATATTGTTttacatttttattctttttcagTGGGGCTGGCTGGAACGTATATACACATGATCTTAAAGTGAACATAGAATCAAGTTTGTTTTTGATTCATCCAAAGGACATACACTGGCCAGTTAATTTTAGTGTTAGGACACTGCCTGGAAAATGCTAAATAAAGCAAGAAACAGAGGGGAAATTAATAGAGCTTATCTATCATTTCTTGAAATGTGTGGGGTGATGGTGTGGACATGAAATTGGGGAGGCATAtggaaatcatttttaaaaatactgaattttgaagaatgtgaAAAGCTTATTTAGTTTATTATTTCAACTCATTTTGACAATTTAATCAATAAATTTTTTTTGTTAGGATCACGGTGGAACATCAAGCAATGGCTGGCTTGTGGACTATTTTTACAAATATGGACCAGCTCAAAGGTACCTTCACAAAAGAAATATGTATGGAGCTGGTACGTTATTTTACATCCCCTCAGAAATAATCTTGTAATAAAATTTATGAATTCTGTTTTACATGTGGATTCAAAATTTCAAAAGGATCCAAAGTGGATTTAGAGGCTTTGAAAATGCTCATTGTTTGTTTTTAGAACAAAAGATTTTACAAGTAAGGGTTAGATCCAAGAAACAGCATGAAAATAATTAAACAAAGAACTGGATGCCAGAGATCTGAATcagacaaaaacaggaattgctggagaaactcagcaggactggcagcaaatgtggatgcaaaaaaaatcagagataatattttggatctagtgacacttcttcagaaacaataagggtcactagacttgaaatgaTAACTGTTTTTCCTCCACAATTGCTGACAGacccgagtttctccagcaacttattTTTCTGTGTCCTTCAAATCACTGAGGTGCCtcacttcaggcagcatctgacctAACATGGTTCTTGTCCATCTAGGTAGGGCAATCTCACAGAAAGATTATTCTGAATTATCCAAtaacttaggaggttccagtgttTGAGAAACCTAACTAAAGGACCACAGTCCACGTGCCAGGATACTACAAGGGTGAAACAGATAATATGGTTAATCACTAAATAAATTCTAGATGGTGCTAAGATTGCCATGATCTGTGAACACTATTATTGTTGTATCACGTGACTAGCAGGATGGCAGAACCAGGATGACAGTGATCCTGTTTTCCGTGGAGTGCTGCTTATGTAAGTTAATGTTTTAAATGATACAAATTATAAATGGGAGTGAATACTGGAAAGCGAGAAGTTGCGTAATTTTAACGATTCACAGACAGTACAATGGGCCTTCGTTTTACTACAATCGGAATGAGGAAAAACTATAGTTGACAAGGATAAGGTTTCTTGGATGTAAATAAATATGACAAAATTACATTAAAATACCCTCAAAATTATAAAACCTTAACAACTGCCAATCAGCCAAAATAGTAAGTTTAAATTGCCTTGGGAAAGCAATATTCTTTCAGATACATTGGAGCAGTTAATTAATTTAACCACATGAGTTCTGAAAACATCTGATCACTAAAATGCTGATTGTGTCTATTTGTTACAGCTTCTAACTAAGCTATGTTTTATGTCCCTAATGTAATCCATGATTAAAATACTGTTTGGTCAAAAGTGATCCCAGACAGGGATACGTTTGCAGAGGTTACAACAGAATTTGTAAAACAAAGGATGAAAATGTGATCAAT
Above is a window of Hemiscyllium ocellatum isolate sHemOce1 chromosome 32, sHemOce1.pat.X.cur, whole genome shotgun sequence DNA encoding:
- the LOC132830951 gene encoding sperm microtubule associated protein 1-like codes for the protein MNNNFSCPPGVCCLNLDLFRKERGFILDGVAVASNAAGYGKVNPKRCDVIPPYNAQADPYIKFSFYNNYTRKLLKRTNQDHGGTSSNGWLVDYFYKYGPAQRYLHKRNMYGAGHSYDQIVGHRGFLADLKPINGYNGRFGFRRNTPGLRLKPSNFGEVTDLPLH